One genomic window of Candidatus Nanohalobium constans includes the following:
- a CDS encoding ATP-grasp domain-containing protein, which yields MKLGIIYGEISTKHQLLMERAEEIFDSVLAAPIEGIKFVHGEEEEKVLYKDTDLTEFDAVYIRTADNDMMFSEHLVEVLNESGVVTQAENDTYAYESNKFYSMKILAENGVNVPDSIYTLSPEVAVESARELGYPVIMKTVRGAGGEGVMRATSENELKPVMDTMKSFEQEICLQEFKEHGGKDTRVTKIGDYITGYSRSSSGDEWRSNISGGGDRVKANITDEMKQVAFAASASMGFDICGADIIGEEEPYVLEVNGSFGISEEMNQLIGEDVILRMVERMHERAMEKQAH from the coding sequence ATGAAATTAGGAATTATCTATGGAGAAATCTCCACAAAACACCAGTTACTGATGGAGAGAGCAGAAGAAATATTCGACTCTGTCCTCGCAGCACCCATAGAAGGAATAAAATTCGTGCATGGAGAAGAAGAGGAAAAAGTACTTTACAAAGACACAGATCTCACAGAGTTCGACGCAGTATACATAAGAACAGCCGACAACGACATGATGTTCTCAGAACACCTAGTAGAGGTACTAAACGAATCAGGAGTCGTCACCCAGGCAGAGAACGACACATACGCATACGAATCAAACAAGTTCTACAGTATGAAGATACTAGCTGAAAACGGAGTAAATGTTCCTGACAGTATATACACGCTTTCCCCAGAAGTAGCAGTAGAATCTGCCAGAGAACTAGGCTATCCTGTAATCATGAAAACAGTCAGAGGTGCAGGAGGAGAAGGAGTGATGAGAGCAACATCAGAAAACGAGTTAAAACCTGTAATGGATACAATGAAGTCCTTTGAACAGGAGATATGCCTCCAGGAATTCAAAGAACACGGAGGAAAAGATACCAGAGTCACCAAGATCGGCGACTACATAACAGGATACTCCAGAAGCAGCAGTGGGGACGAATGGCGTTCAAACATATCCGGAGGAGGCGACAGAGTCAAAGCCAACATAACAGATGAAATGAAGCAAGTAGCTTTCGCAGCCTCAGCATCCATGGGATTCGACATCTGCGGAGCAGATATAATCGGAGAAGAAGAACCATATGTACTTGAGGTAAACGGCTCATTCGGAATAAGCGAAGAAATGAACCAGCTTATAGGAGAGGATGTAATCCTCAGAATGGTAGAAAGAATGCACGAAAGAGCAATGGAAAAACAAGCACATTAA
- a CDS encoding ATP-grasp domain-containing protein, whose translation MDLLRISDSETEEDFENFFEQVQTKSLDQLAPQVIDQVPDVKVDGETVDKYDAVYAEIPSKNAVFGRVLLEMIEEKGIPVNISSTSFFTAAKKNYLYHVLTQKNIECPKTVSIASEKAARGIERHIKGPVTARRFEELEEVESKKLDTVESIQGFTEGVEYGEEFILFQEYSSGDKYYCLVLGDKVISLKDNTEDWKFSKDKLKYSNISNDKKEIVQGAANALGADIIEVKLRGQEVVDMNPQPDLQMYERKAGQDVHQNVSQVLKGEQK comes from the coding sequence GTGGATCTTCTAAGAATCAGTGACTCGGAAACAGAAGAAGATTTCGAAAACTTCTTCGAACAAGTCCAGACAAAGTCACTTGACCAGTTAGCCCCTCAAGTAATAGATCAAGTGCCGGATGTCAAAGTAGACGGAGAAACAGTAGACAAATACGACGCAGTCTACGCCGAGATACCAAGTAAAAACGCTGTATTCGGCAGAGTACTTCTAGAAATGATAGAAGAAAAAGGAATACCAGTCAACATATCCTCAACATCATTCTTCACAGCAGCAAAGAAAAACTACCTATACCATGTACTAACACAGAAAAACATTGAATGCCCGAAGACAGTTTCGATAGCCTCAGAAAAAGCTGCAAGAGGAATAGAAAGACACATCAAAGGCCCAGTAACAGCAAGAAGATTCGAAGAACTAGAAGAAGTAGAATCAAAGAAACTTGACACAGTAGAATCCATACAAGGATTTACAGAGGGAGTAGAATATGGAGAAGAATTTATCCTCTTCCAAGAATACAGTTCAGGCGACAAATACTACTGTCTGGTTCTAGGAGATAAGGTAATATCGCTTAAAGATAATACAGAAGACTGGAAGTTCTCAAAAGATAAACTGAAATACTCTAACATTTCGAACGACAAGAAAGAGATAGTTCAAGGTGCAGCAAATGCCTTAGGTGCTGATATCATAGAGGTAAAGCTTAGAGGACAAGAAGTGGTCGACATGAACCCTCAACCGGATCTCCAGATGTATGAGAGAAAGGCAGGGCAGGATGTACATCAGAATGTCTCCCAGGTTCTCAAAGGTGAACAAAAATGA